The Candidatus Binataceae bacterium genomic interval TCCTCCATCAGATTGACCTTGGTCTGGAGCCGGCCGGCGGTATCGATCAGAACGGTGGCCGCTCCCCGGGCGCGGGCCGCCTTAACAGCGTCGAAGGCTACCGCCGCGGGGTCCGACCCGGGCTTCTGCTTGATGAGATCCACCTCCACACGCTGGCACCAGACCTCCAATTGCTCGATCGCGGCGGCACGGAAGGTATCAGCCGCAGCCACCAGTACGCTGCCCCGCTCCGCCTTGAACTGGGCTGCCAGCTTGGCCACCGTGGTGGTCTTGCCCACCCCGTTAACCCCTACCAGCATCACCACCAAAGGGGCGTCACCGCTGTCGGCCGGCTCGCGCTCGACGGCGCTCAAAGTGGTGCTGATTTCACCTTTGAGCGCTTCACGAATAGCGTCCGGGGTCGAAGCACCCTTGAGCCGGCCGCGCACCGCGGCCACCAGCCGAGTACTGGCATCAACCCCCACGTCAGCGCTGATCAGGGCCTCCTCCAAGCCGTCGTAGATCTCCTCGATGGGGGCACCGCCCCTCATCACGCTGCGCAAACGGCTCAGAAACCCCTCACGCGTGCGACGAAGCCCCAGACGAAAACGCGCCAATGGCGGCGTCGCAACCGGTGCGGGCAAGACTTCGGGAGGGGGTGAGACCGTCACTGGGGGCGGCAGGAGCGGCTCGGGCGCGACAGGAACGGCCTCGAGGGGAACAGCGGTGGCCTCTTCCGGGAGAGCGGCAGCCTCCGGAGGCGAGGCTACTTCAGGCGCGGGAGACACTTGAGGAAGCGACGCGACCTCGCTGGGAGGGGCTGCTGCCGCCGCCGCAGGCGGGACGAGCCGGGTCTGCGGCTCGATCTCGGGGGTGGCGGTAACTTCGGGCGGAGCGGGCGGCGGCGCAGGCTCGATCTGCGCCCTCGTGACCCGCGTTGGAGCCCGTTTGCGCACGCTGAATTCAATCAAAACGCCCAGGGCGGTCAGCGCAGCTCCGCTAACGAAGGCCGAGGCGACCAGAATAATCAATTCGACGGTGTTCATGGATGAGGCAGGGCCACCCACGCAAGTTCAGCGCTCGTAGCCACCCCCCAAAATACCAGCCTGCGCACCGGTTAGAAAACCAAACCGGCTCAGGCCGCTTCGGGCAGTTTCAAGGAGATGATTCGCGACACCCCGGGTTGATCCATGGTTACGCCGTGAATCTGGTCGGCGGTCTGCATCGTACGCTGATTATGAGTGATTACGATGTACTGAGAGCGAGACTTGAGTTCACGCACGAGTCCGGTAAAGGCGGCGACACTGAATTCATCCAGCGGCGCGTCCACCTCGTCGAGCAGGCAAAAGGGGCTGGGGTTTAGCAAAAACAAGGAAAAGACCAGGGCCAGCGCCGAAAGCGCCTTTTCTCCACCGGAGAGCAAAGAGATTTCCTTGACCTTTTTGCCCGGCGGTTGAACCAGAATATCTACTCCGGCCTCCAGCAGATCGTCGGAATCTACCAACTGCAGATGGCCACGGCCGCCGCGCAGCAGCTTGGGAAAGACCTCGGAAAAATGGCGCGCCGCGGCTTCGAAGGTTTCGGCAAAACGCTGGCGTGCCTCGCGGTTGAGCTTCTGCACGGTCTGATTAAGATCGGCCAGTGCCTTTTCCATATCTTCACGCTGAGCGTTCAAACCGCGGGCACGCTCTTCGAGTTCCGAGACTTCGCTTTCGGCCGCCAGGTTCACTTCACCAATCCGAGCCAGCCGCGCGCGCAACTCGCTTAGGCGGGTCTCGTCGGCGCCGGCGTCACGTCCCTGCAAGGCAGCCGCCAAGGCTTGAGCGGCGTCAGCAAAGTCAAGCTCGAAGCGCTCGCGGAAAGTGTGGCTCAGCTCTTGGCAAAGGGTGGCAGCGCGTTCGTGGCGTAAGGCACAATCGATGCTTTCCTGCTCCAGGCGTGCCACTTCGTCATGCGCCGCGGAGGCCGCCGCGCGAGCCTGGGCGCTTTGTTGTTCCAGCTCTCGCGTCTGCTGCCGGAGTTGGCTCACCGCGGCGTCCAACTCGGCCTGGCGAGCACACTCCGTCGCTTCCTGCTGTGCCAGGCGCGCCAGTTCGGTCTCTAATTCGGTTTTTTCGACGTTGGCCTGAGCGAGCGCCTCGCGGTCGCGATCAAGCTGGCTCTCCAACTCACCCGCGCGCAGGCTGACCTGCCGCAGCTCTTGTTCCAATCCCGCCAGCTTGGCCTTGCGCATCTCCACCCGCGAGGCAAGATCGAGCATCGCCTCGGCGATTGCGTCGGCCCGGGTCTTGTATTCCAAGCCTTCGGCCTTGGAAGAGTTAAGCTGCTCGCGCAGTGCCTGCTCCAGCAGGGCCAACTCCCGCAGCCGTTCGTGCGAGAGCGGCAACAGGGCCTCGATTTCGCTAAGGCGCCGATGGGCCCCCTCGCGGCGGGCCTGAGCCAGCGCGCACTCCTGCTCGATACGAGCCAATTCGTTGCGGCGCTGGATCAAGGCCTGTTCAGCCGCCAGCGCGATCCGCCGGCCGGCTTGCAATTCGCTTGTGCACTGCTCGCGCCGGGTGCGCGCCGCGAGCAACCGTGCGGCGGCTTCGCGGTCCATCTCTTCGGCCTCGGTCACGGCGCTTTGGGCATCTTCGACCGAGATGAGCAGGTCGGCGTCTTCGGCCTCGATATCGACCATGCTACCGCCGCTAATAAGAATTTCAGGCCAGACCACGTCGCCCTCGCGCGTGACGAAGACCGTACCGTGGCCATTGAGGCTGGCAGCCGCCAATGCGCTCGACAGGTCGTCGGCGACCAAGACTTGGCCGAGCAAGGCTTCCGCTACGGACTCATAGCCGGGCTGCACGGTCAGCATCTCAACCAGGCGGCCGCTGATGCCGGCCGCCGATAAGCAATGGCGTGGCTCGGCCGTAGCGGGAGGCGGTACGAAACTCAACCGACCCTTACGATTGCGCTTGAGAATTTCGATCGCGCGCAAGGCAAAGTTGGGGCTGTCAACAATGACCGAGCTTAGTTGGTCACCCAACACCGCGCGCATCGCAGGTTCCAGCTCGCGGGGCGCCCGAATGACCTCCTGCAGAAAGCGCGGAGTTTGCGCCGGTCGGTCTCCGTTAAGCGATTCCAGCACACTGCGCAGCCGCTCGCCGGCGGCACTGCGCTTTAGTCGCTCTACTCGAGCGCTGGCCGCGGCCAGAACTTCGCGCGCCGCCTTGAGCCGGGCGGCAGCCTGTTCGCGCGCGCCGCGGGCTTCCAACTCAGCCTCGTTGGCCGCAACTTGATCGGCTTCCTGCTCGGCGATCGAGGCACGCCGTTGCTCCAACTCAGCCTGCGCCTGGGCAACCGCCTGAGTGCCAGATTTGACCCGCTCCAGTCCCTCAGCCTCGGCCTCGCCCTGCCCCGCCAGTGTCTGGCGCAGACGGGCCTGTTCGCCACTTAAGTCGCTTAACCTGCCGCGGATCACAGCGGCCTCGCGCATCAGATCCGCGATTTTATCTTTGAGAATTTCAAGCGCATCTTCATGGCGCTTGAGCCGGGCGGCTTCCTGTTCATATTGAGCCTTGAGCGCCAGCAGCTGACCCTCATTGTTGTCTCCGGAGCTAGCTTCGCGCGCATGCCTGGCACCGACCTCGGCACGCATCGCGCGGGCAGCGGTCGCGCGCTGTTCGGTCTGGCCAATCCGAGCGACAAGCTGGGGTTGCAACTCGGTTGCGGCACGCAAGCGGCGTTCGATGAAGCGGCGATTCTCCAGCCGTTGAGCGGCGATCGCTCGCACTCCTTCCAGCTCCCGCGAGAATTCACTTAGACGGCGCGAAGCTTCTTGCTCGGCGGCGCGTGCCTCCTCGAAGCTTTGCTGCAAGGCGAGTTGATGGCCGCGTGCTGCGTCAAGTTCTCGCTTGAGTTGCTCGCCGCGCGTGCTGCAATGCTCGAGTTCGGCCTGTTGGGCGAGCAAACGGCGGCCAGCCGCCAACCGCTCTAGCTCGTCGAATTGCTGCTTGACACTCTTGTAAG includes:
- the ftsY gene encoding signal recognition particle-docking protein FtsY — encoded protein: MNTVELIILVASAFVSGAALTALGVLIEFSVRKRAPTRVTRAQIEPAPPPAPPEVTATPEIEPQTRLVPPAAAAAAPPSEVASLPQVSPAPEVASPPEAAALPEEATAVPLEAVPVAPEPLLPPPVTVSPPPEVLPAPVATPPLARFRLGLRRTREGFLSRLRSVMRGGAPIEEIYDGLEEALISADVGVDASTRLVAAVRGRLKGASTPDAIREALKGEISTTLSAVEREPADSGDAPLVVMLVGVNGVGKTTTVAKLAAQFKAERGSVLVAAADTFRAAAIEQLEVWCQRVEVDLIKQKPGSDPAAVAFDAVKAARARGAATVLIDTAGRLQTKVNLMEELKKIARVVGRELPGAPHETWLVLDATTGQNALSQAKLFADAVPLTGVVLAKLDSTAKGGVIIAIADRLKLPVRFVGIGEGLDDLRPFDGREFAEALFTEEATQGGSSYAA
- the smc gene encoding chromosome segregation protein SMC, which gives rise to MRLKALEIVGFKSFLEPTTISFAPGVTAVVGPNGCGKSNIVDAIRWVLGEQAPTRLRGKASEDLIYAGNDRNPAAGMAEVSLILEAQEERPLPVPFEALSEVAITRRVFRSGDSEYLINKMPCRLKDITELFMAAQVHSRGYAIIEQGKIEEIIHAKPAELRALIEEAAGLALFKGRRELSERKLERVRENLNRLNDVVSEIERQLAYARRQAKKAEAYKSVKQQFDELERLAAGRRLLAQQAELEHCSTRGEQLKRELDAARGHQLALQQSFEEARAAEQEASRRLSEFSRELEGVRAIAAQRLENRRFIERRLRAATELQPQLVARIGQTEQRATAARAMRAEVGARHAREASSGDNNEGQLLALKAQYEQEAARLKRHEDALEILKDKIADLMREAAVIRGRLSDLSGEQARLRQTLAGQGEAEAEGLERVKSGTQAVAQAQAELEQRRASIAEQEADQVAANEAELEARGAREQAAARLKAAREVLAAASARVERLKRSAAGERLRSVLESLNGDRPAQTPRFLQEVIRAPRELEPAMRAVLGDQLSSVIVDSPNFALRAIEILKRNRKGRLSFVPPPATAEPRHCLSAAGISGRLVEMLTVQPGYESVAEALLGQVLVADDLSSALAAASLNGHGTVFVTREGDVVWPEILISGGSMVDIEAEDADLLISVEDAQSAVTEAEEMDREAAARLLAARTRREQCTSELQAGRRIALAAEQALIQRRNELARIEQECALAQARREGAHRRLSEIEALLPLSHERLRELALLEQALREQLNSSKAEGLEYKTRADAIAEAMLDLASRVEMRKAKLAGLEQELRQVSLRAGELESQLDRDREALAQANVEKTELETELARLAQQEATECARQAELDAAVSQLRQQTRELEQQSAQARAAASAAHDEVARLEQESIDCALRHERAATLCQELSHTFRERFELDFADAAQALAAALQGRDAGADETRLSELRARLARIGEVNLAAESEVSELEERARGLNAQREDMEKALADLNQTVQKLNREARQRFAETFEAAARHFSEVFPKLLRGGRGHLQLVDSDDLLEAGVDILVQPPGKKVKEISLLSGGEKALSALALVFSLFLLNPSPFCLLDEVDAPLDEFSVAAFTGLVRELKSRSQYIVITHNQRTMQTADQIHGVTMDQPGVSRIISLKLPEAA